Proteins encoded together in one Formosa sp. Hel3_A1_48 window:
- a CDS encoding SAM hydrolase/SAM-dependent halogenase family protein, which translates to MAIITLTTDFGMKAHFVGAVKGALLSEITDANIVDISHNISPFNVMEAAYVIQNAFSSFPKGSIHVIGVDSELNPENSHIAMVLNGHYFVCANNGILSMICNDITPDQIVEVNIHDKIVGNFPVLDIFVKVAAHIARGGTLEVIGKPIDEVKPIKNITPFVGSDNNQLIGNVIFIDRYDNVITNIKKSFFETLQKGRRFEISARNHKFKTIHNHYSDIVDFRIPIDKRNDEGRGLVVFNSSDYLEIAMYKSNKATVGGASTLMGLEMMDSVTISFFDD; encoded by the coding sequence ATGGCCATCATTACCCTTACTACAGATTTTGGAATGAAAGCACACTTTGTTGGTGCAGTAAAAGGTGCTCTTTTATCCGAAATTACTGACGCCAATATTGTAGATATATCACATAACATTTCCCCTTTTAACGTTATGGAAGCTGCCTATGTAATTCAAAATGCATTTAGTAGTTTTCCAAAAGGAAGTATTCATGTTATTGGCGTTGATTCTGAACTCAATCCAGAAAATTCACACATTGCTATGGTGCTAAACGGACATTATTTTGTTTGTGCCAATAATGGAATTTTGAGCATGATTTGTAATGATATAACTCCTGATCAAATTGTAGAAGTCAATATCCATGACAAAATTGTAGGTAACTTTCCTGTTCTCGATATTTTTGTTAAAGTTGCTGCACACATCGCTCGAGGTGGTACTCTTGAGGTAATTGGCAAACCTATTGATGAAGTTAAGCCAATTAAAAACATCACACCCTTTGTTGGAAGTGACAACAATCAGCTTATTGGAAATGTGATTTTTATTGACCGTTATGACAATGTAATAACCAACATCAAAAAATCATTTTTTGAAACCCTTCAAAAAGGTAGGCGTTTTGAGATTTCTGCACGAAATCACAAATTCAAAACAATCCATAACCATTACTCCGATATAGTTGATTTTAGAATACCTATTGACAAGCGAAACGATGAAGGTCGTGGGCTTGTCGTTTTTAATTCTTCAGATTATTTAGAAATTGCAATGTACAAGAGTAATAAAGCTACAGTTGGTGGTGCAT